From the genome of Silurus meridionalis isolate SWU-2019-XX chromosome 12, ASM1480568v1, whole genome shotgun sequence, one region includes:
- the sdhdb gene encoding succinate dehydrogenase [ubiquinone] cytochrome b small subunit B, mitochondrial, whose translation MAALVRLSSVCNRGVSPLLFRSASLIRPLAACHRDRDHLYPLVAKIHATPAHYAGSGSKSASLHWTAERVLSAVLLSMGPLAYFYPGPVMDCSLAAALTLHGHWGLGQVVTDYVHGESKVKLARAGLFILSTVTFAGLSYFNYHDVGICKAVALLWSK comes from the exons ATGGCGGCGCTGGTGAGGCTTAGTTCAGTCTGTAACCGGGGCGTTAGCC CTCTGTTATTCCGCAGTGCTTCTCTCATCAGACCTTTGGCAGCATGTCACAGGGACCGGGATCACCTGTACCCCCTCGTAGCCAAAATACACGCAACACCCGCGCACTATG CTGGCTCTGGGTCTAAATCTGCCTCGCTGCACTGGACAGCAGAGCGTGTCCTCAGTGCAGTTCTTCTCAGCATGGGTCCTCTCGCCTATTTCTACCCCGGCCCTGTCATGGACTGCTCCCTCGCTGCAGCACTCACACTTCATGGACACTG GGGACTGGGCCAGGTTGTGACTGACTACGTTCACGGAGAGTCGAAAGTGAAGTTGGCCAGAGCCGGCCTCTTTATCCTGTCCACTGTTACGTTTGCAGGTCTAAGCTACTTTAATTACCACGACGTAGGGATTTGTAAAGCTGTAGCTCTCCTCTGGAGTAAATAG
- the il4i1 gene encoding L-amino-acid oxidase, with translation MAQDCFIFCSLSVVIVLSLILSVGGYKDDPITKCFQDDDYDELLQIVKEGLPPSKTPRRVAIIGGGIAGLTAAKFLEDAGHKVTIIEASGKLGGRIQTFRQDNWYAEFGAMRIPNFHWILTNFTSKLGLKLNKFSEEDINTYYYINGVRQKTFAVKHNPNILNYPLREEEKGKSASKLFSDSLEKIRDYVRSYGCEAMIRKYDAYSLKDYLKNEVNMSDGALRMIGDILNENSFYYIALMESLYLQSDVNDDTSYFEISGGFDKLPNNFYEILNATILPNKKVRGISQTDRNVTVFYEERHNIVTRQTFDYALVTATAKATLFIKFQPPLSPWKLEALRSVHYSSSTKVVLSFKRRFWEEESIWGGRSITDLPSRFIYYPSHSFPGNGGALLASYTISDESTLFQGMSDDELKSVVLDDLMKIHGDYIQDLYTGGIVKKWGLDPYSLGAFAIFTPYQQTQYADALAMNESRIYFAGEHTAMPHGWIETSMKSALRAARDINNCK, from the exons tatCTGTTGTGATAGTACTGTCCCTCATCTTGAGTGTTGGCGGATATAAAGACGATCCcattacaaaatgttttcaagACGATGACTATGACGAACTTCTTCAGATAGTCAAAGAAGGGCTTCCTCCATCAAAGACCCCTCGCCGTGTGGCTATCATTGGTGGGGGCATTGCTGGACTTACTGCAGCTAAGTTCCTTGAGGATGCTGGACATAAG GTTACAATCATAGAAGCAAGTGGAAAACTGGGTGGAAGAATTCAGACATTCAGACAAGATAATTGGTATGCGGAATTCGGTGCCATGAGGATCCCAAACTTTCACTG GATTCTCACTAATTTCACATCAAAGCTGGGCTTGAAACTGAACAAATTTTCCGAAGAAGACATAAACACGTACTATTACATCAACGGCGTCCGTCAAAAAACCTTCGCAGTGAAGCACAATCCTAATATCCTAAACTACCCcttaagagaagaagagaaaggaaaatCAGCCAGTAAACTGTTCAGCGATTCATTGGAGAAG ATAAGAGACTATGTGAGGTCTTATGGCTGCGAAGCCATGATAAGGAAGTACGATGCCTACTCACTTAAG GACTATTTAAAGAACGAAGTGAACATGAGCGACGGAGCTTTGCGCATGATCGGAGACATCCTGAACGAGAACAGCTTCTATTACATCGCTCTCATGGAGAGTCTCTACTTGCAGTCTGATGTGAACGATGACACGTC GTATTTTGAGATCTCGGGTGGCTTTGATAAGCTACCCAATAACTTTTATGAAATCCTCAACGCCACAATCCTCCCCAACAAAAAAGTCAGGGGCATCAGTCAGACCGACCGTAACGTGACGGTGTTTTATGAAGAGCGGCACAACATCGTGACCCGTCAAACGTTCGACTACGCCTTGGTGACAGCTACGGCCAAAGCCACACTGTTCATCAAGTTCCAGCCTCCCCTTTCTCCTTGGAAGTTAGAGGCTCTGCGGTCAGTGCACTACTCTAGCTCCACCAAAGTTGTGCTGAGCTTCAAACGCAGGTTCTGGGAGGAGGAAAGCATTTGGGGTGGCAGGAGCATTACGGATTTGCCCTCTCGGTTCATCTACTACCCCAGCCATAGCTTTCCTGGGAATGGAGGAGCCCTCCTGGCTTCGTACACCATCTCAGATGAATCCACCCTCTTCCAAGGAATGTCTGACGATGAACTGAAGTCAGTGGTGTTAGACGACTTGATGAAGATCCACGGAGATTACATTCAGGACCTCTACACTGGAGGCATTGTTAAGAAATGGGGGTTGGATCCATACAGCCTTGGAGCCTTTGCTATTTTCACGCCCTACCAGCAAACTCAGTATGCTGACGCTCTGGCCATGAATGAGAGTAGGATTTATTTTGCTGGGGAACATACAGCAATGCCTCATGGCTGGATTGAGACTTCTATGAAATCTGCTCTTAGAGCAGCTAGAGacataaataattgtaaatag